In Pygocentrus nattereri isolate fPygNat1 chromosome 26, fPygNat1.pri, whole genome shotgun sequence, one genomic interval encodes:
- the si:ch211-105j21.9 gene encoding sialomucin core protein 24-like isoform X2: MEKFDHLFMLCGLLITLSFALPNATTPPVTPTTSGPSSHTTTGNLIESYTSNSNNSTQDTTGNTTPSNGNSGNSTIPSTQNSTNSTTANMQSNSSVPSPTGQTNITTEQITQTTTNITPTSLATQPASKPTITSMSTVSTRLNSPAVTLHGNNDSTTAEDLTTETTPGNKTNNETAGAGLNFSEMSMTILFSVVLGVIVLMVLGQIVYKVSRNKHRMVQYSHRPLYNEDTGEQFVVPDDTLVISGGLYDGPQIYNPTVTTLNDEDQPTFAYTPTQLRLEFLREEQGTDRDYEATSFETFKTNE; encoded by the exons ATGGAGAAGTTCGATCATCTGTTTATGCTATGTGGTCTCCTGATTACACTTTCCTTTGCTCTACCAAATGCTACCACTCCACCAGTGACCCCCACTACATCAGGTCCAAGCAGTCACACTACAACAGGAAACCTTATAGAAAGTTATACTTCAAACTCAAACAATTCAACCCAAGACACTACTGGTAACACAACTCCTTCAAATGGCAATTCGGGGAACTCGACAATCCCAAGCACCCAAAACAGTACTAACAGCACAACTGCTAACATGCAGAGCAACTCATCGGTGCCAAGCCCAACAGGTCAGACCAATATTACAACAGAACAAATAACTCAGACTACAACAAACATAACTCCCACAAGTCTTGCAACACAGCCTGCATCTAAACCCACAATAACTTCAATGAGCACTGTCTCTACAAGGCTCAATTCTCCAGCAGTCACACTACACGGGAACAATGACAGCACCACAGCAGAAGACCTAACCACTGAAACGACTCCTgggaacaaaacaaacaatgaaacTGCAG GGGCTGGCTTGAATTTTTCAGAAATGTCCATGACCATTTTGTTCAGTGTGGTACTTGGTGTGATAGTTCTGATGGTTCTGGGGCAGATTGTGTACAAAGTTAGCAGGAACAAACACAGAATGGTTCAGTATTCTCATCGTCCTCTCTATAACGAAGACACAG GTGAACAGTTTGTGGTGCCAGATGACACACTAGTGATTTCTGGAGGACTCTATGATGGCCCTCAGATCTACAACCCCACAGTGACTACACTGAATGATGAAGACCAGCCCACGTTTGCTTACACGCCCACACAGCTCCGCTTGGAGTTTCTGCGTGAAGAGCAGGGGACAGACCGAGATTACGAGGCTACCAGCTTTGAAACCTTCAAGACAAATGAGTAA
- the sycp1 gene encoding synaptonemal complex protein 1, protein MLCCSMERAFNFKLLVPPRASLAQVSAVKPQDSGLFEESNSFMTPIQGYNKCFDKETSLPFSNTNMVLPTKSPKIEVAKKIAVLPMEKEETSLRCSQLYSKLFEEAEKIKSWKLKMDSEILQKDRTLQENRRTIETQRKAIQELQFGNESLSMKLEEQLSENEDLRNKNNATRNLCNILKDTFERSTEKMSLFEAEREETHGLLMQNHENIQRMVSAFENLRMQAEADHLEMLKVREGLKQVEDIKLRFENEYHMKEAEVSMLQGKLTEKESDLKEIILSLQETQQSYSELKKSEKRHQELLHISKQEQDKLEEKLKRTEQLRQETEERQKILASILEETKENYAKSLQETDAKLEGVNTLKEQLADKLKETGITVESLQCSLTSEKQRAQELESKLSSISEELNERDAELGKIKEEKKEYNNEIQLLKNKLDMMSDALKCSEEKLKVEGGKILQLAVEHYDKQMEINELKEKLKIASTENKNIMETLEQAINEQKQIKEHLLLKQMKLKDSEEKLSEALKNETEASTYIKRLKKDLDQHKEKYEDLLDRFHQLQLQKNTMQQQAEGGASETKVLESCLKETKENEEKMKMKVERLQVEKQQLQMQLEVLSAKNEEQRQDCENIEEQLKDSNKSSQSELMKKERHIKAQELKLANLKTKLETKTKALDEHLKENKALKKQISLENEKYLQFENEITKLKEESQNLKEHHEEELKGVCSELKNKMTSEAQLTLEVQKLKQTAVEAVKSKEDTEIKCQQKISDMVALMERHKHEYDKMVEEKNAELNEKRMREAEVNANKTSLELELSHLQVENGQLKQQLEKLTREKENLGQKVEELTKMQTSQKDSYMEKEGYLEQEILALKKQIKFLEKDKIKKICERTPQSGKSFETPDVASTKILAHALPKEAETASATPLKLGDNFLKKSTWTLETNIGTTPQIRSFRIRTPPSTEKSAPWRKNTLELDPKSDSSGQNDTLSFSSVPLKSRKQAKECGTECLNLLKKSSTVCKSPGAALKLAAMKRMRDAGWTTITSSDKKKKKVTDKIFA, encoded by the exons ATGTTATGTTGCAGTATGGAGAGAGCCTTTAACTTCAAGCTGTTAGTGCCTCCAAGAGCCAGCTTAGCTCAGGTGTCAGCCGTGAAGCCTCAAGATTCTGGCCTGTTTGAGGAGAGTAACAGCTTTATGACACCAATACAG GGTTATAATAAGTGTTTTGATAAAGAGACAAGTTTGCCATTTTCCAACACCAACATGGTGTTGCCCACAAAGTCCCCAAAAATAG AGGTTGCTAAGAAGATTGCTGTGTTGCCAATGGAAAAAGAAGAG ACATCATTAAGATGCAGCCAGCTGTATTCCAAACTCTTTGAAGaggcagaaaaaataaaatcctggAAACTGAAAATGGACTCTGAAATTTTACAAAAAGATAGGACACTTCAGGAGAATAGAAGAACAATCGAGACTCAGCGTAAAGCCATACAGGAACTTCAG TTTGGAAATGAAAGCCTTAGCATGAAGTTAGAAGAACAACTCAGTGAAAATGAAGATCTGAGGAACAA gAATAATGCAACAAGGAATTTATGCAATATTCTGAAGGACACGTTTGAAAGGTCTACTGAGAAAATGAGTCTGT ttgaggctgaaagagaagaaacacaTGGTCTCCTCATGCAGAATCATGAAAATATTCAG AGGATGGTTTCTGCATTTGAAAATCTTCGCATGCAAGCAGAAGCTGACCACTTAGAAATGTTGAAGG TTAGAGAAGGCCTTAAACAGGTCGAGGACATTAAGTTGAGGTTTGAGAATGAGTATCACATGAAGGAAGCGGAG gtTTCCATGCTACAAGGAAAGCtaacagaaaaagagagtgacCTTAAAGAAATTATACTTAGTCTCCAAGAGACCCAACAGAGCTACAGTGAActtaaaaaatctgaaa aacggCACCAGGAATTACTTCACATCTCTAAACAAGAACAGGATAAACTTGAGGAGAAATTGAAAAGGACAGAACAACTCAGACAGGAAACTGAG GAACGCCAGAAGATATTAGCAAGCATACTTGAGGAAACCAAAGAAAATTATGCAAAGAGCCTTCAAGAGACTGATGCCAAACTTGAGGGAGTGAATACTCTCAAAGAACAACTGGCCGACAAACTGAAAGAGACAGGAATTACTGTGGAGTCTTTGCAATGTTCACTAACATCTGAGAAACAGAG GGCCCAAGAACTGGAATCGAAGCTTAGCTCAATATCTGAGGAACTCAAtgagagggatgcagaactag GAAaaataaaggaagaaaaaaaggagtATAATAATGAAATACAACTGCTAAAAAACAAACTG GACATGATGTCAGATGCCCTTAAGTGTTCAGAAGAAAAGTTAAAGGTGGAAGGGGGGAAGATTCTTCAGCTCGCTGTAGAACATTACGACAaacaaatggaaataaatgaattgaAG gaaaaactgaaaattgcttctactgaaaataaaaatattatggaGACCCTGGAACAGGCTATAAATGAGcaaaaacagataaaagaaCATCTTCTTTTGAAACAG ATGAAACTGAAAGATTCTGAGGAGAAATTATCTGAAGCATTGAAGAATGAAACGGAAGCAtccacttacattaaaagattGAAAAAGGATCTGGATCAACACAA AGAGAAATATGAAGATCTGCTGGATAGGTTTCATCAGCTTCAACTTCAGAAAAACACTATGCAACAGCAAGCTGAAGGAGGTGCTTCCGAGACCAAGGTTCTTGAGTCCTGTCTCAAG gaaaccaaagaaaatgaggaaaagatgaagatgaaagTAGAGAGACTACAGGTGGAAAAACAACAACTACA AATGCAGTTAGAGGTGCTAAGTGCAAAAAATGAGGAGCAACGTCAAGACTGCGAGAATATTGAAGAACAGTTGAAAGATTCT AACAAGAGCTCCCAGAGTGAACTGATGAAAAAGGAAAGACATATCAAAGCACAGGAACTAAAG CTGGCAAACCTAAAAACTAAACTGGAAACCAAAACCAAGGCACTGGATGAACACCTGAAAGAA AATAAAGCTCTGAAGAAGCAGATATCACTGGAGAATGAGAAATATCTTCAGTTTGAAAATGag ATAACTAAATTGAAAGAAGAGTCACAGAACTTGAAAGAGCACCATGAAGAAGAGCTTAAGGGAGTGTGTTCTGAGctcaaaaacaaaatgacaTCAGAGGCTCAACTTACACTGGAG GTGCAGAAACTGAAACAAACAGCAGTGGAAGCTGTTAAGAGCAAAGAGGACACAGAAATCAAATGCCAGCAAAAAATATCTGATATGGTTGCCTTAATGGAGAGACATAAA CATGAGTATGACAAGATGGTGGAAGAGAAGAATGCAGAACTGAATGAGAAAAGAATGCGAGAAGCTGAAGTTAATGCCAATAAAACATCACTG GAACTGGAGCTTTCTCACCTCCAAGTTGAAAATGGACAATTGAAACAACAACTTGAAAAACTCACAAGGGAAAAG GAAAATCTGGGACAGAAAGTGGAGGAACTGACCAAGATGCAAACATCTCAGAAGGACAGTTATATGGAAAAAGAG GGATATCTGGAACAAGAAATTCTGGCTTTGAAGAAGCAAATAAAATtccttgaaaaagacaaaattaaaaag ATTTGTGAAAGAACACCCCAAAGTGGCAAGTCCTTTGAAACTCCAGATGTTGCCTCCACCAAGATTTTAGCACATGCTCTTCCAAAGGAAGCAGAAACTGCCTCAGCAACACCTCTT AAATTGGGTGACAACTTCCTTAAAAAATCAACCTGGACCTTGGAAACAAATATAGGAACAACACCTCAAATAAGG TCTTTCAGAATACGCACACCGCCCTCAACAGAGAAATCAGCCCCATGGAGAAAAAACACTCTGGAGCTGGACCCAAAATCTGACAGCTCCGGGCAAAATGATACACTG AGTTTTTCTTCAGTACCTTTAAAATCAAGAAAGCAAGCAAAGGAGTGTGGAACAGAGTGTCTGAACCTACTGAAGAAG AGTTCTACTGTGTGTAAGTCTCCAGGAGCAGCCCTAAAACTGGCAGCAATGAAGAGGATGCGGGATGCTGGGTGGACTACCATTACCAGTTcagacaagaaaaagaaaaaagtaactGATAAGATCTTTGCTTGA
- the si:ch211-105j21.9 gene encoding sialomucin core protein 24-like isoform X1 gives MEKFDHLFMLCGLLITLSFALPNATTPPVTPTTSGPSSHTTTGNLIESYTSNSNNSTQDTTGNTTPSNGNSGNSTIPSTQNSTNSTTANMQSNSSVPSPTGQTNITTEQITQTTTNITPTSLATQPASKPTITSMSTVSTRLNSPAVTLHGNNDSTTAEDLTTETTPGNKTNNETAAGAGLNFSEMSMTILFSVVLGVIVLMVLGQIVYKVSRNKHRMVQYSHRPLYNEDTGEQFVVPDDTLVISGGLYDGPQIYNPTVTTLNDEDQPTFAYTPTQLRLEFLREEQGTDRDYEATSFETFKTNE, from the exons ATGGAGAAGTTCGATCATCTGTTTATGCTATGTGGTCTCCTGATTACACTTTCCTTTGCTCTACCAAATGCTACCACTCCACCAGTGACCCCCACTACATCAGGTCCAAGCAGTCACACTACAACAGGAAACCTTATAGAAAGTTATACTTCAAACTCAAACAATTCAACCCAAGACACTACTGGTAACACAACTCCTTCAAATGGCAATTCGGGGAACTCGACAATCCCAAGCACCCAAAACAGTACTAACAGCACAACTGCTAACATGCAGAGCAACTCATCGGTGCCAAGCCCAACAGGTCAGACCAATATTACAACAGAACAAATAACTCAGACTACAACAAACATAACTCCCACAAGTCTTGCAACACAGCCTGCATCTAAACCCACAATAACTTCAATGAGCACTGTCTCTACAAGGCTCAATTCTCCAGCAGTCACACTACACGGGAACAATGACAGCACCACAGCAGAAGACCTAACCACTGAAACGACTCCTgggaacaaaacaaacaatgaaacTGCAG CAGGGGCTGGCTTGAATTTTTCAGAAATGTCCATGACCATTTTGTTCAGTGTGGTACTTGGTGTGATAGTTCTGATGGTTCTGGGGCAGATTGTGTACAAAGTTAGCAGGAACAAACACAGAATGGTTCAGTATTCTCATCGTCCTCTCTATAACGAAGACACAG GTGAACAGTTTGTGGTGCCAGATGACACACTAGTGATTTCTGGAGGACTCTATGATGGCCCTCAGATCTACAACCCCACAGTGACTACACTGAATGATGAAGACCAGCCCACGTTTGCTTACACGCCCACACAGCTCCGCTTGGAGTTTCTGCGTGAAGAGCAGGGGACAGACCGAGATTACGAGGCTACCAGCTTTGAAACCTTCAAGACAAATGAGTAA
- the LOC108427596 gene encoding monocarboxylate transporter 1-like → MAPAVGGPVGYTPPEGGWGWAVVVGAFISIGFSYAFPKSITVFFKEIEVIFNATSSQVSWISSIMLAVMYAGGPISSILVNRYGSRPIMIVGGCLSGCGLIAASFCNTVEGLYFCVGVVGGLGLAFNLNPSLTMIGKYFYKRRPIANGIAMAGSPVFLSTLAPLNSWFFDQFGWRGSFLILGGLLFNCCVAGSLMRPIGPKFKPAIKDSATSTERKTVMEMVNSFIDLSLFKHRGFLLYLLGNIVMFFGLFTPLVFLSNYAKSKHISKEKAAFLLSILAFVDMVARPSMGTVANTKWVRPRVQYFFAASVMLNGVCHLLAPLSVDYLGFVIYAIFFGFAFGWLSAVLFETLMDLVGAVRFSSAVGLVTIVECGPVLLSPPLLGKFNDIYKDYKYTYMSCGILLLVGSLFLFVGMGINYRLLEKEAKEEAKRAQLRAKEDETTMDIADKDTGNEAAASLRVGDNSKTAEDAV, encoded by the exons ATGGCACCTGCTGTTGGAGGTCCTGTGGGATACACTCCCCCAGAAGGAGGTTGGGGTTGGGCAGTGGTAGTTGGTGCCTTCATATCTATTGGTTTCTCCTATGCCTTCCCAAAGTCCATCACTGTGTTCTTCAAAGAGATCGAAGTGATCTTCAATGCCACCAGTAGCCAAGTGTCCTGGATCTCCTCCATCATGTTAGCTGTCATGTATGCAGGAG GTCCAATCAGCAGTATCCTGGTAAACAGGTATGGCAGTCGACCAATCATGATAGTGGGTGGCTGTCTTTCGGGGTGTGGACTCATTGCTGCCTCTTTCTGCAACACAGTGGAAGGCTTGTATTTCTGTGTCGGTGTGGTAGGAG GTCTTGGCCTTGCATTCAATCTCAACCCATCCCTTACTATGATTGGCAAATACTTTTACAAGCGGAGGCCCATTGCTAACGGAATTGCCATGGCTGGCAGCCCAGTGTTTCTGTCCACTTTAGCTCCTTTGAACAGCTGGTTTTTTGACCAGTTTGGCTGGAGGGGAAGCTTTCTTATCCTGGGTGGGCTTCTGTTCAACTGTTGTGTAGCTGGATCTCTCATGAGGCCCATTGGGCCAAAGTTTAAGCCTGCTATAAAGGATTCTGCCACTTcaacagagaggaaaacagtGATGGAGATGGTTAACAGTTTTATTGATCTGTCTCTCTTCAAACACCGTGGCTTTCTCCTGTACCTACTGGGCAACATAGTCATGTTCTTTGGCCTTTTCACCCCACTTGTCTTTCTCAGCAATTATGCCAAGAGTAAACATATTTCAAAAGAGAAAGCTGCTTTTTTGCTCTCAATTTTGGCTTTTGTGGACATGGTAGCTCGACCCTCCATGGGAACCGTGGCCAACACCAAATGGGTGCGGCCAAGGGTACAATATTTCTTTGCAGCTTCTGTTATGTTAAACGGCGTGTGCCACCTGCTTGCACCTCTGTCAGTGGACTATTTAGGCTTTGTGATCTATGCAATTTTTTTCGGCTTTGCATTCGGGTGGCtgagtgctgtgctgtttgAGACTCTGATGGATCTGGTTGGAGCAGTGCGCTTCTCCAGTGCTGTGGGGCTGGTGACCATTGTGGAGTGTGGGCCAGTGTTACTTAGTCCTCCCTTGCTGG GAAAGTTTAATGACATCTATAAAGACTACAAGTACACTTATATGAGCTGTGGAATACTCCTGTTGGTTGGAAGCCTGTTCCTCTTTGTCGGCATGGGCATTAACTACAGGCTGCTGGAAAAGGAAGCAAAGGAGGAAGCTAAAAGAGCCCAGCTAAGAGCAAAGGAAGATGAAACCACCATGGACATTGCAGACAAGGACACTGGCAATGAGGCAGCTGCATCACTGCGAGTTGGGGATAATTCCAAAACTGCAGAAGATGCTGTGTGA